Proteins from a genomic interval of Nostoc sp. TCL240-02:
- a CDS encoding ABC transporter ATP-binding protein, producing the protein MTEPLIELKGVSKSFGSHKVLDNVDLTIYRGEALGIIGPSGTGKSTILRVMAGLLAPDEGEIYVQGVRRDGLIEDAGQPVGIGMVFQQAALFDSLTVEENVGFLLYQNSKLPRSRIRDLVKEKLEMVGLPSISHLYPAELSGGMRKRVSFARAIMSNPDNPSEGPEVLLYDEPTAGLDPIASTVIEDLIRYLQCLHGVCSTYAVVTHQDSTIRRTTDRLIFLYEGRVQWQGTVSEIYNTENPLIKQFMSGSVQGPIQVVG; encoded by the coding sequence ATGACTGAACCATTGATTGAACTAAAAGGTGTTTCTAAGTCCTTTGGTAGCCATAAAGTTCTAGATAATGTAGACTTGACCATTTACCGGGGAGAAGCACTGGGGATTATTGGGCCATCAGGGACTGGTAAATCAACAATTCTACGGGTGATGGCGGGGTTACTTGCTCCTGATGAAGGAGAAATTTATGTGCAAGGAGTGCGGCGGGACGGTTTGATTGAGGATGCTGGACAGCCAGTTGGCATTGGTATGGTGTTTCAACAGGCGGCGCTATTTGATTCGCTGACAGTGGAGGAGAATGTGGGATTTTTACTTTATCAAAATTCAAAGCTGCCGCGATCGCGCATTCGAGATTTGGTAAAAGAAAAATTGGAAATGGTCGGTTTGCCATCAATAAGCCACCTTTACCCAGCCGAACTGTCCGGGGGAATGCGAAAACGGGTAAGTTTTGCCCGTGCAATCATGTCTAACCCCGATAATCCCTCAGAAGGGCCAGAAGTTCTACTATACGATGAACCAACGGCCGGACTCGATCCTATTGCCTCAACTGTAATCGAAGATTTAATCCGCTATTTGCAATGTTTACATGGTGTTTGTAGTACTTATGCCGTTGTTACCCACCAGGACAGCACTATCCGTCGGACAACTGATAGACTTATATTTCTCTATGAAGGTAGAGTGCAGTGGCAGGGTACAGTTAGTGAGATATACAACACAGAAAATCCCTTGATCAAACAATTTATGAGTGGAAGCGTGCAAGGGCCGATTCAAGTCGTCGGTTAA